A genomic window from Silene latifolia isolate original U9 population chromosome Y, ASM4854445v1, whole genome shotgun sequence includes:
- the LOC141633276 gene encoding beta-galactosidase-like translates to MQKNTFLSIFLIFQNLLVLINANVAYDHKAITINGQRRILISGSIHYPRSTPEMWPDLIEKAKEGDVDVIQTYVFWNGHEPQPGQYYFEERYDLVKFIKVVQQAGLYVHLRTGPYVCAEWSFGGFPVWLKYVPGINFRTDNGPFKNAMQKFTMKIVDMMKAERLFESQGGPIILSQIENEYGPLEYEIGAPGKAYANWAAKMAVGLNTGVPWVMCKQDDAPDPVINTCNGFYCDYFSPNKPYKPKMWTEAWTGWYTEFGGPVPTRPAKDLAFGVARFIQKGGSFVNYYMYHGGTNFGRTAGGPFIATSYDYDAPLDEFGLINQPKWGHLKDLHRAIKLCEPALVSSDPMVIRLGSSQEAHVFKSQSGSCAAFLANYNPSSYAKVSYGNNHYNLPPWSISILPDCKHTVYNTARVGAQSAIMKYTPVHRNFAWQSYNEQTASIDDSTFTSVGLVEQINTTRDMTDYLWYMTDVVIDHNEGFLKGGNWPVLSVMSAGHALQVYINGQLADTVYGSLESPKVSFKEGVKLRAGVNKISLLSIAVGLPNVGPHFEMWNAGVLGPVSLSGLNEGKRDLTWQKWSYKIGLRGESLGLDSLSGVSNVEWVQGKFVAQKQPLTWYKTMFNAPPGNEPLALDMGDMGKGQVWINGKNIGRYWPAYTAKGSCGACNYAGYFSEKKCLKYCGDPSQRWYHVPRSWLKPTGNLMVVLEELGGDPNWISLMKKEISSICSDMNEWQPTLVNWHLQASGRINKPLRPKAHLWCAPGQKITSIKFASFGTPEGSCGNYRQGSCHAPRSYDVFEKNCVGQAGCAITVEPELFGGDPCPNVMKKLSVEAICS, encoded by the exons ATGCAGAAGAAcacatttttgtcaatttttttgatttttcaaaatttATTGGTTTTGATTAATGCAAATGTTGCATATGATCACAAAGCAATTACCATTAATGGCCAAAGAAGAATTCTTATTTCTGGTTCTATTCACTATCCCAGAAGTACACCCGAG ATGTGGCCAGATCTTATTGAGAAGGCTAAAGAAGGAGATGTTGATGTAATTCAGACTTATGTTTTCTGGAATGGACATGAACCTCAACCTGGCCAA TATTATTTTGAAGAAAGGTATGACCTTGTGAAGTTCATTAAGGTGGTTCAACAAGCTGGTTTATATGTTCATTTGAGGACTGGACCTTATGTTTGTGCTGAATGGAGCTTTGG GGGGTTTCCTGTATGGCTGAAGTATGTTCCTGGCATCAACTTCAGAACAGATAATGGACCTTTCAAG AATGCAATGCAAAAGTTTACCATGAAGATTGTTGACATGATGAAAGCTGAAAGATTATTTGAGTCACAAGGTGGTCCTATTATATTATCTCAG ATTGAAAATGAATATGGGCCACTTGAATATGAGATTGGTGCACCTGGTAAAGCATACGCAAATTGGGCAGCTAAAATGGCTGTGGGGTTAAACACTGGAGTTCCATGGGTCATGTGTAAGCAGGATGATGCTCCAGACCCCGTT ATTAATACTTGCAACGGTTTCTACTGTGATTACTTTTCTCCGAATAAGCCTTATAAACCTAAGATGTGGACAGAGGCCTGGACAGGATG GTATACTGAATTTGGGGGTCCAGTACCTACTAGACCAGCCAAAGACTTAGCATTTGGTGTTGCTAGATTCATACAGAAAGGGGGATCTTTCGTCAATTATTACATG TATCATGGTGGTACAAACTTCGGCAGAACTGCAGGTGGTCCATTTATTGCCACTAGCTATGATTATGATGCTCCTCTTGATGAATTTG GGCTTATAAATCAACCGAAATGGGGTCATTTAAAAGATTTGCACAGAGCAATAAAATTGTGTGAGCCAGCTCTAGTTTCCAGTGATCCGATGGTGATTCGGTTAGGAAGCAGTCAAGAG GCTCATGTTTTCAAGTCACAATCAGGATCTTGTGCTGCATTTCTTGCAAATTATAACCCAAGCTCTTACGCGAAGGTGTCATATGGAAATAATCACTACAACCTTCCGCCATGGTCGATCAGCATTCTTCCTGATTGCAAACATACTGTTTACAATACTGCAAGG GTTGGTGCCCAGAGTGCGATAATGAAGTATACTCCTGTTCATCGCAACTTCGCTTGGCAATCATACAATGAACAGACAGCTTCCATTGATGACAGTACATTTACATCCGTGGGACTAGTTGAACAAATAAACACCACTAGAGATATGACTGACTACCTGTGGTATATGACTGA TGTTGTAATTGATCACAATGAGGGATTTTTGAAAGGTGGAAATTGGCCAGTTCTCAGTGTAATGTCTGCTGGCCATGCTTTGCAAGTTTACATCAACGGTCAATTAGCTG ATACTGTTTATGGAAGTCTTGAAAGCCCAAAGGTCTCTTTTAAAGAAGGTGTGAAATTACGGGCTGGTGTTAACAAAATTTCTCTCCTGAGCATTGCCGTTGGGCTCCCG aATGTTGGCCCGCATTTTGAGATGTGGAATGCCGGTGTTCTTGGTCCTGTCTCGCTAAGTGGTTTGAACGAAGGAAAGAGAGATCTGACATGGCAGAAATGGTCCTATAAG ATTGGTCTTAGAGGTGAATCGTTGGGTCTTGATTCACTTAGCGGAGTCTCCAATGTCGAGTGGGTCCAGGGAAAGTTCGTCGCTCAGAAACAACCCCTGACTTGGTACAAA ACGATGTTCAATGCTCCTCCAGGAAACGAACCACTTGCGTTAGATATGGGTGACATGGGTAAAGGTCAAGTTTGGATAAATGGAAAGAACATCGGGCGATACTGGCCTGCTTATACAGCAAAAGGTTCTTGTGGTGCCTGCAATTATGCCGGCTACTTTTCCGAGAAGAAATGCTTAAAGTATTGTGGAGATCCTTCCCAAAGATG GTATCACGTCCCTCGCTCGTGGCTGAAGCCAACAGGGAATTTGATGGTTGTTTTAGAAGAATTGGGAGGAGACCCGAACTGGATTTCTTTAATGAAGAAAGAAATAAGCAGTATTTGCTCAGACATGAATGAATGGCAGCCGACACTAGTAAACTGGCACTTGCAAGCATCTGGGAGGATTAACAAGCCTTTAAGGCCGAAGGCTCACCTTTGGTGTGCTCCCGGCCAGAAAATTACTTCGATCAAATTTGCCAGTTTCGGAACACCAGAAGGGTCGTGTGGAAACTACAGACAAGGGAGCTGTCATGCCCCCAGGTCTTACGACGTATTTGAAAAG AATTGTGTTGGGCAAGCCGGTTGTGCTATAACCGTTGAACCTGAGTTATTCGGAGGAGACCCATGTCCAAACGTCATGAAGAAACTTTCAGTCGAGGCGATTTGTAGCTAA